The Tumebacillus amylolyticus genome window below encodes:
- a CDS encoding peptide ABC transporter substrate-binding protein: MNKKWFGTAMVAVVMGTVLVGCGNNDASGQSDNSAQELHLTMGDDLPSADIALATDQYSFNILSNTMEGFVRLDKDGKAVPGLATNWDISQDGKTYTFHLRDAKWSNGDAVTANDFVYSWKRTLDPKTASQYAFMLSSVKGAKEYNSGKGSADEIGIKAVDDKTVEVTLNNPTPYFLNQMAFPTFFPLDQKFVESKGKDFGTSVETSLSNGPFKITDWKHETNVNIEKNADYWDVGNVKLQKVTFDVVKDTSAMVNMYESGQIDRVGLVRDFIDQYKDKADEYSVENELTNGYLIFNPAIKGLENSKIRTALTWAVDRDMYADIIYHNGTKGATGFVPNGTSDSAGGDFRKTAGDTLTKHTDAEAKQMLQDGLKEAGMSASDLKLKLLIDDTDVAKKAGEFLKEQWRTKIGVDVEIENVPFKLRLERERKGDYIISSTLWGADYNDPMTFLDMFVTKNEFNSVNYSNPEYDKLINEAKITADPKQRAQELVDAEKLLMKDMPIGPIFFRGKAYATKPYVKGLISFPFGVDYELKTTYIQGK; this comes from the coding sequence ATGAACAAAAAATGGTTTGGCACCGCAATGGTGGCTGTCGTCATGGGGACCGTACTGGTCGGTTGCGGAAACAACGACGCGTCCGGGCAAAGCGACAACAGCGCCCAAGAATTGCACCTCACGATGGGGGATGACCTGCCGTCTGCAGACATCGCGCTGGCAACGGACCAGTATTCGTTCAACATCCTGTCCAACACCATGGAAGGCTTCGTGCGTCTCGACAAGGACGGCAAAGCAGTTCCGGGTCTCGCCACCAACTGGGACATCTCCCAAGACGGCAAAACCTACACGTTCCACCTGCGTGACGCGAAATGGTCGAACGGCGACGCTGTAACCGCCAACGATTTCGTCTACTCCTGGAAGCGCACCCTCGACCCGAAGACCGCATCGCAATACGCGTTCATGCTCTCCTCGGTCAAAGGCGCGAAGGAATACAACTCCGGCAAGGGCTCTGCCGACGAGATCGGCATCAAGGCTGTCGACGACAAAACGGTCGAAGTCACCCTGAACAACCCGACTCCGTACTTCCTGAACCAAATGGCGTTCCCGACCTTCTTCCCGCTCGACCAGAAGTTCGTCGAATCCAAAGGCAAAGACTTCGGAACCTCGGTGGAAACTTCGCTGTCCAACGGTCCGTTCAAGATCACGGACTGGAAGCATGAAACGAACGTCAACATCGAGAAAAACGCAGACTACTGGGATGTCGGCAACGTGAAGCTCCAGAAAGTCACGTTTGACGTCGTCAAGGACACCTCCGCGATGGTCAACATGTACGAATCCGGTCAAATCGACCGCGTGGGCCTCGTCCGTGACTTCATCGACCAATACAAGGACAAAGCGGACGAGTACTCCGTGGAGAACGAACTGACCAACGGCTACTTGATCTTCAACCCGGCGATCAAGGGCCTTGAAAACAGCAAGATCCGCACCGCGCTGACGTGGGCGGTCGACCGTGACATGTACGCGGACATCATCTACCACAACGGCACCAAGGGCGCGACCGGCTTCGTTCCGAACGGCACCTCGGACTCCGCAGGCGGCGACTTCCGCAAGACGGCAGGCGACACCCTGACCAAGCACACCGACGCAGAAGCGAAGCAAATGCTGCAAGACGGTCTGAAAGAAGCGGGGATGTCCGCTTCCGACCTCAAGCTGAAATTGCTGATCGACGATACTGACGTTGCCAAAAAAGCGGGCGAATTCCTCAAAGAACAATGGCGCACGAAGATCGGCGTTGATGTCGAGATCGAAAACGTACCGTTCAAACTGCGTCTGGAACGTGAACGCAAGGGCGACTACATCATCTCGTCCACCCTCTGGGGCGCGGACTACAACGACCCGATGACCTTCCTCGACATGTTCGTCACCAAAAACGAGTTCAACTCCGTCAACTACTCCAACCCGGAGTACGACAAGTTGATCAACGAAGCGAAGATCACGGCAGATCCGAAGCAACGCGCACAAGAACTTGTGGACGCAGAGAAGCTGCTCATGAAAGACATGCCGATCGGTCCGATCTTCTTCCGTGGCAAAGCGTATGCAACCAAGCCGTACGTCAAGGGCCTGATCTCGTTCCCGTTTGGCGTCGATTACGAACTCAAAACCACCTACATCCAAGGCAAGTAA
- a CDS encoding S-layer homology domain-containing protein has protein sequence MNLKRMTLTGCLTAGLLLSGIPWSTAAHADTTLSLQKQGSGVLASGVYTLNGLALGGTPAFLTVKDGNGRLYYADQTLTDNYGRYQFQWSMPNAAPDGTYNAEIHIQGDIEISTFKYTASQNHGGAVLPVGDGAYRFTGELNAGAKQAVLYDTKTGLSYATPINNAVNVTLDTTKANYQIMSNQSSTTYLTISVPTDTTKNTVNVPSAVLRQLVSSYGNNAHILVATSVGSFDLPLAAVPSVLLDNVKSNGDGALVFTIDRVDATRSNSLLGEYQALGTSPLLLPVEFGLNAYYGGRSLPIKDFGNSYVRCSLDMTGAKLTSGYVTSAQFLQPYTGHLVPTPSTMFRDAVGHGKLVISRTGPGLYVPIQNVKSFDDTSYTALKGRIHELAAKAIVSGKSSTKFDPYGPITRAEFSTLMVRALGLSDKTGSSNFYDIPNGQWFTEYVNIGSSLGLIAGYTPIQFAPEDSITREQMAALLARSLNYVQTRPFVDTTRVLGSINDASDISGWAREDVALAIQTGILPSTGKIEPQRNATRAESVDMLYNLLNYLKFI, from the coding sequence ATGAACTTAAAACGGATGACTCTGACCGGATGCCTGACCGCGGGACTCCTGCTCTCCGGCATTCCGTGGAGCACCGCTGCCCACGCAGACACCACCCTGAGCCTGCAAAAGCAAGGCTCAGGGGTCCTTGCGAGCGGCGTCTACACGCTTAATGGTCTTGCGCTTGGCGGCACGCCGGCGTTTCTCACCGTCAAGGATGGAAACGGCCGCCTCTACTATGCGGACCAGACCCTGACCGACAACTATGGACGCTACCAATTTCAATGGTCCATGCCAAACGCAGCACCCGACGGTACCTACAACGCGGAAATCCACATCCAAGGCGATATCGAGATCTCCACGTTCAAGTACACCGCAAGCCAGAACCACGGCGGCGCCGTCCTGCCGGTCGGCGACGGTGCGTATCGCTTCACAGGCGAGTTGAACGCCGGAGCGAAGCAAGCGGTGCTCTATGACACCAAGACCGGTCTGAGCTATGCCACGCCGATCAACAACGCCGTAAACGTCACGCTCGACACGACCAAAGCGAACTACCAAATCATGTCGAACCAAAGCTCCACGACCTACCTGACGATCTCGGTCCCGACCGACACGACCAAGAACACGGTCAACGTGCCGTCGGCCGTCCTTCGTCAGTTGGTCAGTTCCTATGGCAACAATGCACACATCCTCGTCGCAACGTCGGTCGGCTCCTTCGACCTTCCGCTGGCCGCCGTGCCGAGCGTCCTGCTCGACAACGTGAAATCCAACGGCGACGGCGCGCTGGTCTTCACCATTGACCGCGTAGACGCCACCCGCTCCAACTCGCTGCTGGGCGAGTACCAAGCGCTCGGCACGTCTCCGTTGCTGTTGCCCGTAGAGTTCGGCCTCAACGCCTACTACGGCGGCCGTAGCCTGCCGATCAAAGACTTCGGCAACTCCTACGTCCGTTGCTCGCTCGACATGACCGGCGCCAAACTCACAAGCGGCTATGTAACGAGCGCCCAGTTCTTGCAACCGTACACCGGACACCTCGTTCCGACGCCGTCTACGATGTTCCGTGACGCAGTCGGCCACGGCAAGCTCGTGATCTCCCGCACCGGACCCGGCCTGTATGTCCCGATTCAGAACGTGAAGTCGTTCGATGACACTTCGTACACCGCGCTCAAAGGCCGCATCCACGAACTCGCCGCCAAAGCGATCGTCAGCGGCAAGAGCTCGACCAAATTCGATCCGTACGGCCCGATCACCCGCGCTGAATTCTCGACGCTGATGGTCCGTGCGCTCGGTCTTTCGGACAAGACCGGCAGTTCGAATTTCTACGACATTCCGAACGGCCAATGGTTCACCGAGTACGTGAACATCGGGTCGAGCCTCGGCCTGATCGCCGGGTACACGCCCATCCAGTTCGCACCGGAAGATTCGATCACCCGCGAACAGATGGCCGCCCTGCTCGCCCGCAGTCTCAACTACGTTCAGACCCGCCCGTTCGTCGATACCACCCGCGTCCTTGGCAGTATCAACGACGCAAGCGACATTTCGGGCTGGGCACGCGAGGACGTGGCGTTGGCGATCCAGACCGGCATCTTGCCAAGCACAGGCAAGATCGAACCGCAACGCAACGCCACCCGCGCGGAGAGCGTGGACATGTTGTACAATTTGCTGAACTACCTGAAATTCATTTAA
- a CDS encoding cupin domain-containing protein, with amino-acid sequence MEMKGGIVQGENFTAAHAGPWDEMMDYVFSPAPQFKFPGKVFLNEALGLNGMEVSLGVMKPGTQVPYAHEHKQNEELYIFVKGKGQFYIDGQVLEVGEGSTVRVAPNGVRCWRNNSSEDLHYIVIQAKEGSLSQYTLTDGKMTIPQFQWPE; translated from the coding sequence ATGGAAATGAAAGGCGGAATCGTACAAGGAGAGAACTTCACGGCGGCGCATGCCGGTCCGTGGGATGAGATGATGGACTATGTATTTTCCCCGGCCCCGCAATTCAAATTCCCGGGCAAAGTGTTTCTCAACGAAGCGCTGGGTCTCAACGGGATGGAAGTTTCGCTGGGCGTCATGAAACCGGGAACGCAAGTGCCGTACGCACACGAGCACAAGCAAAACGAAGAACTCTACATCTTCGTCAAAGGCAAAGGCCAATTTTACATCGACGGCCAAGTGCTCGAAGTCGGCGAGGGTTCCACCGTTCGCGTGGCTCCAAACGGTGTACGCTGCTGGCGGAACAACTCCTCTGAAGACCTGCACTACATCGTGATTCAAGCCAAAGAAGGGAGCCTTTCCCAGTATACGCTGACCGACGGCAAGATGACCATCCCGCAATTCCAATGGCCGGAATAA
- a CDS encoding sulfate/molybdate ABC transporter ATP-binding protein produces the protein MQIEVRNLTKQFGQFSAVENVNFEIQEGKLIGLLGPSGGGKTTILRMLAGLETPTCGDILFQGSKVNHLPPQERGIGFVFQNYALFKHMTVFDNIAFGLTVQKKSKREIHNRVLELIELIGLQGLHDRYPHQLSGGQRQRVAFARALAPSPQLLLLDEPFAAIDAKVRKELRTWLREMISRVGVTSIFVTHDQEEAVEVADEIMIINKGRLEQKGTPWQVYKEPQTPFVAGFLGESNLLSDTAQLVGFESVLQKRLAKTRVLIRPESIEVGREHEISNLAAATKGIVKSVQFRGTLWQVEVEVGEHRLIAHRSLEKETLLTGEKVAVLIHSLHLFQNDESLFLENELKRANTRAI, from the coding sequence ATGCAGATCGAAGTGCGCAATCTGACCAAGCAATTCGGGCAATTCTCCGCCGTCGAGAACGTCAATTTTGAAATTCAAGAAGGCAAACTGATCGGTCTGCTGGGCCCCTCGGGAGGAGGCAAGACCACGATCTTGCGCATGTTGGCAGGGCTTGAGACCCCCACATGTGGCGACATCCTCTTCCAAGGGAGCAAAGTCAACCATCTGCCGCCGCAGGAGCGGGGCATCGGCTTCGTTTTTCAAAATTACGCGCTCTTCAAACACATGACCGTGTTCGACAACATCGCGTTCGGGCTCACCGTACAGAAAAAAAGCAAGCGTGAGATCCACAACCGCGTTCTCGAACTGATCGAATTGATCGGCTTGCAAGGGCTCCACGACCGCTACCCCCACCAATTATCCGGAGGTCAGCGCCAACGCGTGGCGTTTGCCCGCGCCTTGGCACCGTCGCCGCAACTGCTCCTGCTCGACGAACCGTTCGCCGCCATCGACGCCAAAGTTCGCAAAGAACTGCGCACGTGGCTGCGCGAGATGATCTCCCGCGTGGGGGTCACGTCGATCTTCGTCACCCACGACCAAGAGGAAGCCGTCGAAGTCGCCGACGAAATCATGATCATCAACAAGGGCCGTCTCGAACAGAAGGGCACACCGTGGCAAGTCTACAAAGAACCGCAAACTCCGTTCGTCGCCGGATTCCTCGGTGAATCGAACCTCCTGTCCGACACCGCACAGCTCGTCGGCTTTGAATCGGTCCTTCAGAAACGCCTCGCCAAAACCCGCGTGCTGATCCGCCCCGAGTCGATCGAAGTCGGACGCGAGCACGAGATTTCCAACCTCGCCGCCGCCACCAAGGGCATCGTCAAAAGCGTCCAGTTCCGCGGCACGCTCTGGCAAGTGGAAGTCGAAGTCGGCGAGCACCGCTTGATCGCCCACCGCTCGCTTGAAAAAGAAACGCTGTTGACCGGCGAAAAAGTCGCCGTGCTCATCCACTCCCTGCACCTCTTCCAAAACGACGAAAGCCTGTTCCTCGAAAACGAACTCAAACGCGCCAACACCCGCGCGATCTAG
- a CDS encoding serine/threonine protein kinase produces MNFLGRVGFWFDVIRTWWLDRPFRPGRVLGRRYEIERCLGMGSYGISYLCRDRESGQRVVLKQVRPTRRHGAKGYPIFEYETTILESLQHPAIPRLFEKFRHRGHWFFAMEYMEGLNVEDAIFAEGLKFGERESLQMIRDLLEIVAYVHEQRIVHRDVRIPNVILQDGRLKLIDFGLARRLGDHPTQVAEDLRDYQIEKQIKREVEFRSDFYSMGHFLLFLLYTSFEPATEEERSWEEELDLHPLTKSLLKRMLQLETPHFVHANELAAALEEAIRETEASS; encoded by the coding sequence ATGAACTTTTTGGGACGTGTCGGCTTTTGGTTTGATGTGATCCGCACGTGGTGGCTGGACCGTCCGTTCCGTCCGGGGCGGGTGCTCGGCAGGCGTTATGAAATCGAGCGGTGCTTGGGGATGGGCAGTTACGGCATTTCCTACCTCTGTCGGGATCGGGAGAGCGGGCAACGCGTGGTGTTGAAGCAAGTGCGCCCTACGAGACGGCACGGGGCAAAAGGCTATCCGATTTTTGAATATGAGACGACGATCTTGGAGTCGTTGCAACATCCGGCGATCCCTCGGTTGTTTGAAAAGTTTCGCCATCGGGGGCATTGGTTTTTCGCGATGGAATATATGGAGGGCCTGAATGTAGAAGACGCGATCTTCGCCGAGGGCTTGAAGTTTGGCGAGCGGGAGTCGTTGCAGATGATTCGCGACTTGCTGGAGATCGTGGCGTACGTGCATGAACAGCGCATCGTACACCGCGATGTGCGGATTCCCAATGTCATTTTGCAAGACGGCCGCCTGAAACTGATCGACTTCGGCCTCGCCCGCCGATTGGGTGACCACCCGACACAGGTGGCGGAGGACTTGCGCGACTATCAGATCGAAAAGCAGATCAAGCGCGAAGTGGAGTTTCGCAGTGACTTTTACTCGATGGGTCACTTTTTGCTGTTCTTGCTGTATACGAGCTTTGAGCCCGCGACGGAAGAGGAGCGCAGTTGGGAGGAAGAGTTGGACCTCCACCCGCTCACCAAGTCGTTGCTCAAGCGGATGTTGCAGTTGGAAACGCCCCACTTCGTCCATGCGAACGAACTGGCGGCGGCGTTGGAAGAGGCCATTCGAGAGACGGAGGCGTCGTCGTGA
- a CDS encoding sulfate ABC transporter permease, with product MRRLSISITYLVFLVLLIIPLGKIFTSAVSTGGSGFWHALSTPEALHAFLVSGLIVGTVTVVNTLFGVLLAVLLVRETRISRRIRQFLNSVVDLPFAVSPIIGGLMIVLLMGPHTALGTFFEAHGLKIVFAMPGMILATLFVTFPLMVREVMPVLQEVGTQQEEAAYTLGAGSWLTFWRVTWPAIRWGVLYGVVLTIARALGEFGAVLVVSGNIINKTQSATTLVYQQVENFNFVAANSIALVLAAFSIVVLLLLEWAKKRKEVC from the coding sequence ATGAGACGACTGTCCATTTCCATCACGTACTTGGTGTTTCTCGTGCTGTTGATCATCCCGCTTGGCAAGATTTTCACCAGCGCCGTTTCCACGGGGGGCTCAGGCTTCTGGCACGCGCTCTCCACTCCGGAAGCTTTGCACGCGTTTCTCGTCTCCGGTCTGATCGTCGGCACCGTCACCGTGGTGAACACGCTGTTCGGCGTCTTGCTCGCCGTGTTGCTGGTGCGCGAGACGAGAATCTCGCGTCGCATCCGCCAGTTTTTGAACTCCGTCGTCGACTTGCCGTTCGCCGTCTCTCCGATCATCGGCGGGCTCATGATCGTCTTGCTGATGGGCCCGCACACGGCGCTGGGCACTTTTTTTGAAGCTCACGGTCTGAAAATCGTCTTCGCCATGCCGGGGATGATCCTCGCGACGCTGTTCGTGACGTTCCCGCTGATGGTGCGCGAAGTGATGCCGGTGCTGCAGGAAGTCGGCACGCAGCAAGAGGAGGCCGCCTACACGCTCGGTGCCGGGTCGTGGCTGACGTTCTGGCGCGTCACGTGGCCGGCGATTCGCTGGGGCGTGCTCTACGGCGTCGTGCTCACCATCGCCCGCGCTCTCGGTGAATTCGGAGCGGTGCTCGTCGTCTCCGGCAACATCATCAACAAAACCCAATCCGCCACGACGCTCGTCTACCAACAAGTCGAGAACTTCAACTTCGTCGCCGCCAACTCCATCGCGCTGGTACTCGCGGCGTTCTCCATCGTCGTGCTTCTGCTCCTCGAATGGGCCAAGAAAAGAAAGGAAGTGTGCTGA
- a CDS encoding sulfate ABC transporter substrate-binding protein: MKNKTKLALTSLLLASMTVLTACGSSSTETTAATMDDARDVTLILGAYSTPQEAFKVIIPAFQKQWKEKTGQTVNFQESYEASGTQARAIAGGFEADIAALSLEADIDTIQKAGLITTDWRTKPHGGMITDSVAALGTREGNPKHIKDWEDLAKPGIGVLYPNPKTSGGAQWDVNAIYGSGLKISEEKGKKDPAYAADLLKRIQKNVKALDKSGRASMTTFENGTGDVVVTYENELIGRNLEGQHYNIVVPNYTILIENPAAVVDKNADKHGVRKVADAFVEFLWSAEAQKAFAEKGFRSVDPTVAKQYEAQYKTPAGLYDIKYLGGWDQVRKDLYQDGALWDQILAGK, encoded by the coding sequence ATGAAAAACAAAACCAAGCTCGCCCTGACCAGCCTCTTGCTCGCATCGATGACCGTCTTGACCGCGTGCGGCTCTTCTTCCACAGAAACCACCGCCGCAACGATGGACGACGCCCGGGACGTCACCCTCATCCTCGGCGCCTACTCGACCCCGCAAGAAGCGTTCAAAGTCATCATCCCCGCCTTCCAAAAACAATGGAAGGAAAAAACAGGGCAGACCGTCAACTTCCAAGAGTCTTACGAAGCATCCGGCACCCAAGCGCGTGCGATTGCGGGCGGTTTTGAAGCGGACATCGCAGCCCTCTCGCTCGAAGCGGACATCGACACGATTCAAAAAGCCGGCCTGATCACGACCGACTGGCGCACCAAACCGCACGGAGGCATGATCACCGATTCGGTCGCAGCTCTGGGCACCCGCGAAGGCAACCCGAAACACATCAAAGACTGGGAAGACCTCGCGAAACCGGGCATCGGCGTGCTCTACCCGAACCCGAAAACGTCTGGCGGCGCCCAATGGGACGTCAACGCCATCTACGGCTCCGGCCTGAAAATCTCCGAAGAAAAAGGCAAAAAAGACCCCGCCTACGCCGCCGACCTGCTCAAACGCATCCAGAAAAACGTCAAAGCCCTCGACAAATCGGGCCGCGCCTCGATGACCACGTTTGAAAACGGCACCGGCGACGTCGTCGTCACCTACGAAAACGAACTGATCGGGCGCAACCTCGAAGGCCAGCATTATAACATCGTCGTCCCGAACTACACGATCCTCATCGAGAACCCGGCGGCCGTCGTGGACAAAAACGCCGACAAACACGGCGTGCGCAAAGTCGCCGACGCGTTCGTCGAGTTCCTCTGGAGCGCCGAAGCCCAGAAAGCATTCGCCGAAAAAGGATTCCGTTCCGTCGATCCGACCGTCGCCAAGCAATACGAAGCCCAATACAAAACCCCGGCCGGCCTCTACGACATCAAATACCTCGGCGGCTGGGACCAAGTTCGCAAAGACCTCTACCAAGACGGCGCCCTCTGGGACCAAATCCTCGCCGGCAAGTAA
- a CDS encoding GGDEF domain-containing protein, with amino-acid sequence MFFLHQVFKDRNVTPTDKLYKRINFGLVQGVLGWLLMHYSLQLGGGVVFDLRMIPIFLAAATGGWAAALAAAFAEALGRIILFSWTPATMVATVTLTLTAIVSGSITRWVSNAPRSWMYMVFANLIVVCVGSIYAVPDSHLRLLIMLQYALVLSIASLFTYLLVHRLTSSHEMFVKIRDSARVDFLTGLNNVRSFDEAINSLLQKNMDYGENLSFLMIDIDHFKKVNDTYGHPAGDEVLKQLGELLTHTSRGRDIVSRNGGEEFSVILPGCSRENALHVAERLRAVIARHPFQLPDDQVIKVTVSLGLAVSTPDVPLTVDELVHLADEGLYRAKRTGRNRVCEFQPLEG; translated from the coding sequence TTGTTTTTTTTACATCAGGTCTTCAAAGACCGCAACGTTACCCCTACAGACAAACTGTATAAACGAATCAACTTCGGACTGGTACAGGGTGTGCTCGGCTGGTTGCTGATGCACTACTCCCTGCAACTTGGCGGGGGCGTGGTGTTCGACTTGCGCATGATCCCGATCTTCCTCGCTGCGGCTACCGGTGGTTGGGCTGCGGCACTTGCCGCCGCGTTCGCAGAAGCGCTCGGGCGCATCATCCTGTTCTCGTGGACTCCGGCGACGATGGTGGCGACCGTAACCCTCACCCTCACCGCGATTGTGTCGGGTTCGATCACACGGTGGGTCTCAAACGCTCCCCGTAGTTGGATGTATATGGTCTTCGCGAACTTGATCGTGGTCTGCGTCGGGTCGATCTATGCGGTGCCCGACTCGCATCTGCGCTTGCTGATCATGTTGCAGTACGCGCTCGTGCTCTCCATCGCGAGTTTGTTCACCTACCTGCTCGTTCATCGTTTGACGAGTTCCCATGAGATGTTTGTGAAAATTCGCGACTCCGCCCGCGTTGACTTCCTCACGGGGCTGAACAACGTCCGCTCCTTCGACGAAGCGATCAACTCGCTGTTGCAGAAAAACATGGACTACGGAGAAAACCTCTCCTTCCTCATGATCGACATCGACCATTTCAAAAAAGTCAACGACACCTACGGCCATCCGGCCGGTGACGAAGTGCTCAAGCAGTTGGGCGAACTTTTGACGCACACCTCCCGTGGACGTGATATCGTGTCGCGCAACGGCGGCGAGGAATTCTCGGTCATCTTGCCCGGCTGTTCGCGGGAGAATGCCCTGCACGTCGCGGAACGTCTGCGCGCCGTCATTGCACGCCATCCCTTCCAATTGCCCGATGACCAAGTGATCAAAGTGACCGTGTCGCTTGGATTGGCCGTTTCGACGCCCGACGTTCCCTTGACGGTCGATGAGTTGGTCCACCTCGCCGACGAAGGTCTCTACCGGGCGAAACGGACCGGACGCAACCGAGTCTGCGAGTTTCAACCGCTCGAAGGCTAA
- a CDS encoding sigma factor, whose product MVHEIVRRAMVDEAEMARLLVDLEPFVFRLSFHLTLHQHDAEDLAQEVLAKICVRLTSFRGDSTLQTWVYTMVVNTHRDPLRKKKLRQAEALKADIPSTSWEDAADARLGGIRALEEAPLSTRPLQPSKALIRSTVRKNRLRRTLRSSSVAVGITILLGAGVGYGLHRADMGAFLRTGGGECKCAAPLQEMGSTWVDVQLKTPETQAIAKFLTETLNREEVRRVTIVDFQQDGTYSEDIVGTATLDVDLQPGVATNYTQGRQEAVVELSHVDGGFGVVYDRNEFSLKQTVPDGLLSLWVQALQKRNGVEEFRLFSPALKKRVRSLYREAGWSIGVSKPNPSGFKILHISHTNDSESVYDLELTMPGSDPSTATLTLRKYATGWLIDHVVYQGGSLANEK is encoded by the coding sequence GTGGTACATGAGATCGTGAGGCGCGCAATGGTGGACGAGGCGGAGATGGCGCGGTTGCTCGTGGACTTGGAGCCGTTCGTGTTTCGCCTGTCGTTTCATTTGACCCTCCATCAACACGACGCCGAAGATTTGGCGCAAGAGGTGCTGGCGAAAATTTGCGTGCGGTTGACGTCGTTTCGCGGAGACAGCACGTTGCAAACGTGGGTGTACACGATGGTCGTCAACACCCATCGCGACCCACTGCGCAAGAAAAAACTCCGCCAAGCGGAGGCGTTGAAAGCAGACATCCCGTCCACGTCGTGGGAAGACGCGGCGGATGCGCGCCTGGGCGGCATCCGAGCGCTGGAGGAGGCTCCGCTGTCGACACGCCCTCTGCAGCCCTCCAAAGCCCTCATCCGCAGCACCGTTCGAAAAAACCGCCTCCGTCGCACGTTGCGCTCTTCGTCGGTCGCTGTGGGGATCACGATCTTGCTCGGCGCGGGTGTTGGGTACGGATTGCATCGCGCAGACATGGGAGCTTTTTTGAGAACGGGAGGTGGAGAGTGCAAGTGTGCGGCTCCGTTGCAAGAGATGGGAAGCACTTGGGTAGACGTTCAATTGAAAACGCCCGAGACGCAAGCGATTGCGAAGTTTTTGACCGAAACCTTGAATCGGGAGGAAGTGCGCCGCGTCACAATTGTGGACTTTCAACAGGACGGCACGTACAGCGAAGACATCGTCGGTACGGCGACACTCGACGTCGACCTGCAACCGGGAGTAGCGACAAACTACACGCAAGGCAGGCAGGAAGCGGTCGTGGAGCTCTCGCACGTAGACGGAGGGTTTGGCGTGGTGTACGACCGCAATGAGTTCAGTTTGAAACAGACGGTGCCGGACGGACTGCTGAGCCTCTGGGTGCAAGCCCTGCAGAAACGCAACGGGGTCGAAGAGTTCCGCCTGTTCTCACCCGCCTTGAAAAAACGCGTCCGCTCACTCTACCGCGAAGCAGGATGGTCCATCGGCGTGTCCAAACCCAACCCGAGCGGGTTCAAAATTTTGCACATCTCGCACACCAACGATTCCGAGTCGGTCTACGATCTCGAACTGACTATGCCGGGCTCCGACCCTTCTACCGCCACGTTGACGTTGCGAAAGTACGCAACGGGCTGGCTCATTGACCATGTCGTCTACCAAGGCGGAAGTCTCGCCAACGAAAAGTGA